The nucleotide sequence GACCACCCTGACCCTCGGGCTATCCGCCGTGGTGCTTATCATCGCGTGCCTCAACCTGAGCAATCTGCTGCTGGCCCGCGGCGTCGGCCGCGCGCCCGAGATCGCGACCCGGCTCGCCTTGGGCGCGTCCCGCGGTCGGATCCTCGGACAATTGCTGCTGGAAGGTCTCCTGCTGGCCGTCACGGGCGGCGCCCTCGGCGTCCTTATCAGTTCCTGGGCCGGTTCCTTTCTGGCCCAGGTTCTTGCGGATCGCGTGGCGGATTTCGGCTTCCAAGTCACCACCTCGTTCCAAGCCGACCTCCCGGTGCTCGGCTTTACCCTTCTGGTCTCCCTGGTTGCCAGCCTGGCCTTCAGTCTGGGTCCGGCCTTGGTCCTGTCCCGGCGTGATCTCACCAACGACCTGAAGGGGGCCGCGCGCGGCACCCTCGCCGGAGAGGGGCGCACGCTCTGGGGTGGGCGGAACATCCTGCTCATGCTGCAGATGGGCTTCTCCCTCGTCTCCCTCTTCGCCGCCGGCTTGTTCCTGCGCGCGGCCTTCGCCGCCCTCGAGCCGCCCACCGGCTTTGATCCTAGGGGCCGCCTCGTCGCTGAGATCGATTTTGCCCTGTCGGCCGACGACCCGCTCACCGTCCGCCGCCGCGCGACCGCTGCGCTGGCCGCAGCCCGCCGGCAGCCCGGAGTGGCGCAGGCTAGTCTGGCCTCCCTGGTGCCGTACGCCAACGACGTGCAACTCGCGCGCGTCAGCCTGCCCGGGAGCGCCCCTGAAACCGGACGCTCAACCGGCATCCCGGCCGCCTTCTCTGCCATCAGTGACGGTTACTTTTCCGCCTTGGGCGTGCGGCTGCTGCTTGGTCGCGACTTCACCCCTCAGGAATCACTGGCCGCCGGAGCTGCCCCGGTGTGTGTCGTCGACGAAACCCTGGCGCGCCGCTTGTTTCCCACCGGGAACTGGGTGGGGCAGATCCTCACCCTGCAGGGCGGTCCCGCCCAGCAGGTGCAAGGCGAGCACACGATTGTGGGGGTGGTCTCCGCCCACAGTCAGGATGTAGTCGACCGCAGCCGGCCCCTGCCCCGCGTTTTCGTACCCTTCGCCCGCATCGATCATCCGGTTTGGTTCCTCGTCGCCTACGCACCGGACGACAACAGTGCCTCCCTGCTCCATCGCACCCTGCTGGCCTCCGATGCCACGTTGCCCCTGGTCATGGTCACTCCACTCGAATCCTTTCTTGCCGCCAATTTCGGCCGCTGGCAGGCCGGCTTGGCCGCCTCCCTCTTCGGCCTGTTCGGACTGATCGCCGTCGTGCTGGCCGCCATCGGCATCTACGGCGTGACCGCGTACAACCTCAGCCGGCGGGCGCGGGAACTCGGCCTGCGGACCGCGCTCGGCGCCGGAACCGGCGACATCATCCGCCTGGTGGTGGGGCGAGGCTTTGTCCTGCTGGGGCTCTCGGTCGCCGCTGGTTCGATCGCCTGCGGCCTGGTCGGTCTGGCGCTGGCAGGGTTCGTCCCCGACGTCGCCGCCTTTGATCCGCTGGTGTTCGCCGCCTGCCTGCTCACCCTGTTCCTGTCTGCCACTCCTGCCCTCCTCCTTCCCGCCTGTCGCGCCGCCAAAGTCGATCCCCTCGTCGCCCTGCGCGCAGAGTGACGGGCCCCGACCTGTGCAACTCGGCAAGGTATAAATGAAACCACTGGCGCGCTGAAGGTGGACGCATCAGGCGGCCGCTCCCCGGGTTCCGACGGAAATCGCCTGTCCGGGGGCGCGTACCTGGCGGGTGGGGCCGATTGGGCATATCTTGCTAATATTTCATTAGCTAATTTTCTCTCTTGGCGGTCACGAAACCAGCTCACTAGGCTGTGGCCTTCCCCGACAGGCTTAGGCCGTTTCCCCTCACCTCCCACAGTCCTACCGTCCCGGCCACCGCTTCTGAACCCCCACCACCTTTAACCATGAGTGAATCCCCCGCCCCCACCGCCCCGCGCGTCAACGAATACACCGCCGCCTTCCTCCTCCTCCGGCTCTTCCTGGGTCTCCGCACCCTGCTGGCCGGCGTCGAGAAGTTCGAGTCCGGCGGCAAATACACGTTCGAGAACTACTACGCGAACATGACCCGTATGGCCTCCGGCATCACCGGCGCCTCGTTCATGCCGCTGTGGATGACCAAAAACTTCGCCCACTCGCTGGGTTACCTCCTGATCATCTTCGGCGCGGCCCTCCTCCTTGGCGTGAAGACCCGCTGCACCCTGGTGCTCACTGGCCTCCTCTACGTCGGCCTCTCCTTCGGCCTGATGGCCGTGCAGGAATCCGAGGGCGTCGCCTGGCTCGCCATCCACGTCGGCCTCATCGCCGGGGCCCTGGTTCTCGTCCGCCACAACCGCTTCTCCGTCTGGGCGGACAAGTCCTGACCCTCCGCCCGCCATGCCCGACTCCCCCTCCCCCTACCCGGCCTTCACCCGCCGCGACTTCCTCGCCACCGGCGCCAAGCTCGGCGCGATGCTCGTCGCCGCCCCGGCCTTCGTCCGCGCCGCCACCGGCAGCCAGACCCTCAACGTCGGCCTGATCGGCTGCGGCGAACAAGGCCGCGTGCTGCTCAACGCCGCCCTCAAGATTCCCGACATCCGCTTCAAGGCCGTCTGCGACATCTGGGGCTACAACCGCACCTACGCCGAGCGCCTGCTCGGCAAGTTCGGGCACGAGGCCAAGCCCTTCGAGGACTACCGCGAAATGCTCGCGGCCGTGCCGGATCTCGACGCCGTCATCGTGGCGACGCCCGACTTCGTCCACGCCGAGCACACCAACGCCGCCCTCAAGGCCGGCAAACACGTGTATTGCGAGAAGCTCATGGCCCACACCGTCGAGGCCGCCCGCTCGATGGTCGTCACCGCCCGCGAGACCGGCAAACTCCTCCAGATCGGCCACCAACGCCGCAGCAACCCGCGCTACCAGCACGCCCGCGACCGCCTGGTCAAGGAAGCCCACCTGCTCGGCCGCATCAACAATGCCTCCGGCCAGTGGAACCGCGCGGTCACCGAGGATCTCGGCTACCCCGCCAAGTACGCCCTCACCGAGGATAAGCTGAACCAGTACGGCTACGCCAACATGCACGAGTTCCGGAACTGGCGCTGGTTCAAGCGTTATGCCGGCGGCCCGATCTCCGACCTCGGCGCCCACCAGATCGACATCTTCAACTGGATGCTCGGCGCCAATCCCTCCTCCGTCCTGGCCGGCGGCGGCGTGGACTACTACAAGAATCACGAGTGGTACGACAACGCCTACGTCATCTACGAGTATCCCACCCCCACCGGCATCGTGCGCTGCACCTACCAGGTGCTCACCACCACCAGTGCCGGCGGCGGCTACCATGAATACTTCATGGGCGATGAGGGTGCCTTGAAGATTTCGGAAAACCCGAAGTACACCAAACTCTACCGCGAGGCCCGTGCCCCCGAATGGGACCAGTGGGTCGACAAGGGGCTGATCGGCCGCCCCGGTTCCGGCGAGGGCGCCCCCGCCCCCGTCAAACCCTGGGAAAAGCCCAAGCCCAAGCTCGGCGGACCCAGCAAGTCGGCCACGGTCGACGTCCGCGAGACGGCCGAACTCTCCGCCTGGGACATCCCGGTCACCCTCGACAAGGCCATCCACCAGCCCCACCTCGAGAACTTCTTCGACGCCATCCGCAAGGACACGCCGCTGAACTGCACCGGCGACCAAGCCTTCGCCAGCGCCGTCACCGTCCTCAAGGTCAACGAAGCCATCGCCGCCCGCACGATGCTCACCTTCAAACCCACGGACTTCGTCGTCTGATTGACGGAACCATTCTTCCGCGATCCGACTCTCACCGTTAACCCCGCCCGTCAGGGCGCCGCGCCGTAGCCCACCGGGCCTAGGCGGGTCACCTTCCCCCTCCCCTCATGAAACACCTCCGTCCCCTTCTCACCCTCGCCTTTACCTGCGCCCTGCCGCTGCCGTTCCTGGCCGCCGCCGACCTGGTCCCGCTCGAGCTCGACCTGCCGAAGCCCCTCTTCGTCGGCACCCCGCGCCCCATCAAGCTCGCCAACCTCGAGCAGTTCTCCGCCGGCAAGCGCCCCGACTTCATGGTGCCCGCCGGCACCGTCCTCCTGTCCGCGGGCAAGCCCGTCACCAGCAGCGACGAGTTCCCGATCATCGGCGAACTGGATTTCGTCACCGACGGCGACAAGACCGGCATGGACGGTTCCTTCGTCGAGTTTGGCCCCGGCGTGCAATGGGTCCAGGTCGACCTCGGCGCCTCCTCCCCGCTCGCCGCCATCGTCGTCTGGCACTTCCACTCCCAGGCCCGCGTCTATCACGACTTCGTGGTGCAGGTTTCCGATGATGCCGCCTTCAAGACCGGCGTCACCACCCTCTACAACACCGACGTCGACAACTCCGCCGGCCTCGGCACGGGCAGCAACCTCGCCTACATCGAGAGCAACATCGGCCGCATCGTCGACGCCAAGGGCACCAGCGCCCGCTACGTCCGTCTCTACTCCAACGGCAACACCTCGAACGAGCTCAACCACTACTGCGAGGTCGAGGTCTTCGGCGCCCCTGCCAAGTAAGCGTTCCGTCAGTCTTTCCTCATGTCGGGCGGGGTTTCCAAACCCCGCCCTTTTTGCGCCCACCTTCGAGCGCGAGCGAAGCCGCCCGCGAGAATCTCCCCTCCACGGCGAAGTAACCGTGGCACCATTCCCCCAGTTTCGGCCCGGGATGATCAAGACCACGAGGATGCCCACGCCTGCTCAGCCCCCGCCACGCGTACCCATTTTTGCGTTTTTTGTGCTTTTTGTGGCCAATCCTTCAGGGAGATTTAGACTTCAGATCACCCCCGCCCATGCCGCCCGTCCTCACCCGCTGGCTCCCGCTCGCCCTGCTCGCCCTCTTGGCGTTCGGCGTGCGCGTCTGGGACCTCGACCGCCGGCCCATGCACGCCGACGAGGCCAACCAGGCCGTGAAGGCCGGCGAACTGCTCGAGCACGGCCGCTACGCCTTCGATCCCGTCGACCACCACGGTCCGACGCTCTACTACTCCGTACTGCCGATCGCCTGGCTGCGCGGCGAGTCCACGCTCGCGGAACTCACCGAGACCACCGTCCGCCTCGTCCCCGCCCTCGCCGGCGTGGCTTCGGTGCTGCTGCTCTTCCTGCTCGCCCGCCCGTTGGGCCACTGGCCGGCCCTTGCCGCCGCCGCCTTCCTCGCCCTCTCCCCGCCCGCCGCCTACTACAGCCGCTACTTCGTGCAGGAGACGCTGCTCGCCACCTTCCTCCTCGGAGCGCTCGTCTGCGCCCAACGCTGGTGGGTCACCGGCCGGCTCGCCTGGGCCGTCGGCGCCGGGCTCTGCGCCGGCCTGATGCAAGCCACCAAGGCCAGCACGCCGCTGCTCGTTCTGGCCGTGCTGGGCGGTCTGGTCATCGCGCGACCACGCCGCCCCGTCTCAACGAACGTTTTGCGCGATCTGGCCTGTGCCGGCCTCGCCGCCCTCATCCTCGCCGCCCTTTTCTATTCATCCTTCGGCACGCACCCGCGCGGTCTGGTTGACGCGCTGCTGACCTATCCCGCCATGACCGCTCGGCTCGGCCTCGGCACCGGCCATGAAAAACCCTGGTGGTACTACCTCGGCCTGTTCGGTTGGCAAAAGGTCGGCGGGCTCACCACCCACCAACTCGCCTTCAGTACGCTCGCCCTGGCCGGCCTGATCTTTGCCTTCACCCCGCGCGCCAGCCACCTGCTGCGCTGGGCTGCGGGCAGCGGCGCCCTGCTGCTGATCATTCTGTCCGCCAGCGCCTACAAGACTCCGTGGCACGCCCTCCACGTTGTGCCGTTCCTTTCCTTGCTGGCCGCGGGCGCCTTCGCCGCCCTGCCCCAGCGACCAACCTCCCGCTTCCTCGCCGTCGGCCTCGCCTTGGCCGCCCTGTATTCCCAAGCCCAACAGGTCCGCCTGACTTCCTTTCTGCGCCCGGCTGACGAACGCAACCCCTACGCCTACGTCCACACCTCACCGGATGTGCGGAAAGTGCGTACCCTGGTCACGGCCGCCCAAGCCGCCCGGCCCGACCGGCCCGTGCGCGTCATCAGCGAGGAAGCCTGGCCCTTGCCCTGGTACCTGCGCGGCCTGACGGGAATTGGTTATTGGTCCACGGTGCCGGCTGCATGCGACGGGGCCCTCGTCATCACCTCCGCTGGGCTTGCTGATGAGGTCCGTTCGCACCTGACCGGCGACTACGACACCACCTTCGTCGGCCTCCGCCCCGGCTTCGTTTTGGTCGTTTTCACCCCCCGGTCATGAGCGCGCATACCTCACTCGTGATCCCGCTCTACAACGAGGCTGGCAACATTCTGCCCCTCGTCGGCGCCTGTGTGGA is from Lacunisphaera limnophila and encodes:
- a CDS encoding ABC transporter permease, whose amino-acid sequence is MPPEFKSAVRHLWRQPGFTLLAVLSLGTAIGVNSAMFSIVNGFLLRETTTHEPENYVAVFHATRDARRDYRPFSHAEFAALRADQAVFADVSAAAYSQVALGDPGEIRRAFAFLVSDNFFALAAARPALGRFFTAAETSPGAGQAVVVASHALWQRLGGRADFVGSALRINGRFCTVIGIAPPGFSGASPLLAPEVWLPLGFFSASAPAFAETRRSPDLSDPRNHVLNLFARLDPGLTRATAATRLPAVAGRLARLDPDPGTEREIVLARPFGIAPQPVRDNAFASLTTLTLGLSAVVLIIACLNLSNLLLARGVGRAPEIATRLALGASRGRILGQLLLEGLLLAVTGGALGVLISSWAGSFLAQVLADRVADFGFQVTTSFQADLPVLGFTLLVSLVASLAFSLGPALVLSRRDLTNDLKGAARGTLAGEGRTLWGGRNILLMLQMGFSLVSLFAAGLFLRAAFAALEPPTGFDPRGRLVAEIDFALSADDPLTVRRRATAALAAARRQPGVAQASLASLVPYANDVQLARVSLPGSAPETGRSTGIPAAFSAISDGYFSALGVRLLLGRDFTPQESLAAGAAPVCVVDETLARRLFPTGNWVGQILTLQGGPAQQVQGEHTIVGVVSAHSQDVVDRSRPLPRVFVPFARIDHPVWFLVAYAPDDNSASLLHRTLLASDATLPLVMVTPLESFLAANFGRWQAGLAASLFGLFGLIAVVLAAIGIYGVTAYNLSRRARELGLRTALGAGTGDIIRLVVGRGFVLLGLSVAAGSIACGLVGLALAGFVPDVAAFDPLVFAACLLTLFLSATPALLLPACRAAKVDPLVALRAE
- a CDS encoding DoxX family membrane protein; this encodes MSESPAPTAPRVNEYTAAFLLLRLFLGLRTLLAGVEKFESGGKYTFENYYANMTRMASGITGASFMPLWMTKNFAHSLGYLLIIFGAALLLGVKTRCTLVLTGLLYVGLSFGLMAVQESEGVAWLAIHVGLIAGALVLVRHNRFSVWADKS
- a CDS encoding Gfo/Idh/MocA family protein yields the protein MPDSPSPYPAFTRRDFLATGAKLGAMLVAAPAFVRAATGSQTLNVGLIGCGEQGRVLLNAALKIPDIRFKAVCDIWGYNRTYAERLLGKFGHEAKPFEDYREMLAAVPDLDAVIVATPDFVHAEHTNAALKAGKHVYCEKLMAHTVEAARSMVVTARETGKLLQIGHQRRSNPRYQHARDRLVKEAHLLGRINNASGQWNRAVTEDLGYPAKYALTEDKLNQYGYANMHEFRNWRWFKRYAGGPISDLGAHQIDIFNWMLGANPSSVLAGGGVDYYKNHEWYDNAYVIYEYPTPTGIVRCTYQVLTTTSAGGGYHEYFMGDEGALKISENPKYTKLYREARAPEWDQWVDKGLIGRPGSGEGAPAPVKPWEKPKPKLGGPSKSATVDVRETAELSAWDIPVTLDKAIHQPHLENFFDAIRKDTPLNCTGDQAFASAVTVLKVNEAIAARTMLTFKPTDFVV
- a CDS encoding discoidin domain-containing protein, whose product is MKHLRPLLTLAFTCALPLPFLAAADLVPLELDLPKPLFVGTPRPIKLANLEQFSAGKRPDFMVPAGTVLLSAGKPVTSSDEFPIIGELDFVTDGDKTGMDGSFVEFGPGVQWVQVDLGASSPLAAIVVWHFHSQARVYHDFVVQVSDDAAFKTGVTTLYNTDVDNSAGLGTGSNLAYIESNIGRIVDAKGTSARYVRLYSNGNTSNELNHYCEVEVFGAPAK
- a CDS encoding flippase activity-associated protein Agl23; translation: MPPVLTRWLPLALLALLAFGVRVWDLDRRPMHADEANQAVKAGELLEHGRYAFDPVDHHGPTLYYSVLPIAWLRGESTLAELTETTVRLVPALAGVASVLLLFLLARPLGHWPALAAAAFLALSPPAAYYSRYFVQETLLATFLLGALVCAQRWWVTGRLAWAVGAGLCAGLMQATKASTPLLVLAVLGGLVIARPRRPVSTNVLRDLACAGLAALILAALFYSSFGTHPRGLVDALLTYPAMTARLGLGTGHEKPWWYYLGLFGWQKVGGLTTHQLAFSTLALAGLIFAFTPRASHLLRWAAGSGALLLIILSASAYKTPWHALHVVPFLSLLAAGAFAALPQRPTSRFLAVGLALAALYSQAQQVRLTSFLRPADERNPYAYVHTSPDVRKVRTLVTAAQAARPDRPVRVISEEAWPLPWYLRGLTGIGYWSTVPAACDGALVITSAGLADEVRSHLTGDYDTTFVGLRPGFVLVVFTPRS